From a region of the Stenotrophomonas sp. BIO128-Bstrain genome:
- a CDS encoding response regulator transcription factor encodes MRLLVIEDNRQLVANLFDYFESRGHVLDVAPDGVTGLHLAVSQPYDALILDWMLPRMEGPEVLRRLRADHGSEVPVIMLTARDELPDKIAGFRAGADDYLTKPFALPELEVRLEALMVRAKGRNPRKVLEVADLKLDLATLEAQRDGKPLHLYPACRKLLEVLMRASPGAVTRQQLEFALWGDELPDGDLLRSHVYELRRSVDGPFQQKLIHTLPRVGYRLGVSAAGGADEVA; translated from the coding sequence ATGCGGCTGCTGGTCATTGAAGACAACCGTCAGCTGGTTGCCAATCTATTCGATTATTTCGAATCGCGGGGCCATGTACTGGACGTCGCACCCGATGGCGTGACCGGCCTGCACCTGGCCGTGTCGCAGCCCTATGACGCCCTGATCCTGGACTGGATGCTGCCGCGCATGGAAGGGCCCGAAGTGCTGCGCCGGCTGCGTGCCGACCACGGCTCGGAAGTGCCGGTGATCATGCTCACCGCGCGCGACGAACTCCCCGACAAGATCGCCGGCTTCCGCGCCGGCGCCGACGACTACCTGACCAAACCCTTCGCACTGCCCGAGCTGGAAGTCCGGCTGGAAGCGCTGATGGTGCGCGCCAAGGGGCGCAACCCGCGCAAGGTGCTGGAAGTGGCCGACCTCAAGCTGGATCTGGCCACCCTGGAGGCGCAACGCGACGGCAAGCCGCTGCACCTGTATCCGGCCTGCCGCAAGCTGCTGGAGGTGCTGATGCGCGCCAGCCCCGGCGCGGTGACCCGCCAGCAGCTGGAATTCGCACTGTGGGGTGACGAGCTGCCCGACGGGGATCTGCTGCGCTCGCACGTGTACGAACTGCGCCGCAGCGTGGATGGCCCGTTCCAGCAGAAGCTGATCCACACCTTGCCGCGGGTCGGTTACCGCCTCGGCGTTTCCGCGGCGGGCGGTGCAGATGAAGTGGCGTAA
- a CDS encoding HAMP domain-containing sensor histidine kinase: protein MKWRKRPPTPSPMHRRMVWWLLGYLALISLAVFSVGNYVHEHAEHSAWRALLNSELDSIVNHIEHEPHYRWQDSDTLRLFYINGSPTVPDSLRTLHPGLHDGVEVNGRASAVMVRETTQLGRLALVLDINDFHELEQFATRWVLLAGVLMIIVTVLMASFGVGRLVRPLSSLARRIDDLHPGVPGQRVEVDPRASSELYVIANALNDYLARNEQFVERERVFISTASHELRTPIAVITGASELALGQPDIPERVRQQMQRVHRTAQGVEQLIQLLLVLARDPARLAALGERIPLDLLVPDIIEDHRHLMGDKDLHIEIDGLARVDIIAPLGVVQAAIGNLLRNAIENSGRGAIHIQVSGQAVVTLQDPGLGMSPEEIAAVHARMARGDRNEQSGIGLELIARLCEHLGWALQIQPRVPRGTCVILDLGASLPGRSERASLPAS, encoded by the coding sequence ATGAAGTGGCGTAAGCGCCCGCCCACGCCATCGCCGATGCACCGGCGCATGGTGTGGTGGCTGCTGGGCTACCTGGCGCTGATTTCGCTGGCGGTGTTCAGCGTGGGCAACTACGTGCACGAACACGCCGAACACTCGGCATGGCGGGCGCTGCTCAACTCCGAGCTGGACAGCATCGTCAACCACATCGAACACGAGCCGCACTACCGCTGGCAGGATTCGGACACGCTGCGGCTGTTCTACATCAACGGCAGCCCGACGGTGCCGGACAGCCTGCGCACGCTGCACCCGGGGCTGCACGACGGCGTGGAGGTCAACGGCCGCGCCAGCGCGGTGATGGTGCGTGAAACCACCCAGCTTGGGCGCTTGGCGCTGGTGCTGGACATCAACGATTTCCACGAGCTGGAGCAGTTCGCCACGCGCTGGGTGCTGCTGGCCGGCGTGCTGATGATCATCGTGACCGTGCTGATGGCCTCCTTCGGCGTCGGGCGGCTGGTGCGGCCGCTGAGCTCGCTGGCACGGCGCATCGACGATCTGCACCCGGGGGTGCCCGGGCAACGGGTGGAGGTGGACCCGCGCGCCAGCTCCGAGCTGTACGTGATCGCCAACGCGCTCAACGACTACCTGGCGCGCAACGAACAGTTCGTCGAGCGCGAGCGGGTCTTCATCAGCACCGCCAGCCACGAACTGCGTACGCCGATCGCGGTGATCACCGGGGCCTCGGAACTGGCGCTGGGCCAGCCGGACATTCCAGAGCGTGTGCGCCAGCAGATGCAGCGTGTGCACCGCACGGCCCAGGGGGTAGAGCAGCTGATCCAGCTGCTGCTGGTGCTCGCACGCGACCCGGCCCGGCTGGCCGCGCTCGGTGAACGCATTCCGCTCGACCTGCTGGTGCCGGACATCATCGAAGACCATCGCCATCTGATGGGCGACAAGGACCTGCACATCGAGATCGACGGTCTTGCGCGCGTGGATATCATCGCCCCGCTCGGCGTGGTCCAGGCCGCGATCGGCAATCTGCTGCGCAACGCGATCGAGAACAGCGGTCGCGGCGCCATCCACATCCAGGTCTCCGGGCAGGCCGTGGTGACGCTGCAGGACCCCGGGCTGGGCATGAGCCCGGAAGAGATCGCCGCCGTACATGCGCGCATGGCGCGCGGCGACCGCAACGAGCAGAGCGGCATCGGCCTGGAGCTGATCGCCCGGCTGTGCGAGCACCTGGGCTGGGCGCTGCAGATCCAGCCGCGTGTACCGCGCGGTACCTGTGTGATCCTCGATCTGGGCGCTTCGCTGCCGGGTCGCTCTGAACGCGCATCGCTGCCCGCGTCGTGA
- a CDS encoding phosphatase PAP2 family protein, translating into MFPASSVALSSTSATAVTPRFLRGHLWVPLALALLASAMLMGAGGDQWLADRLYRLEGQQWALQNAWVTTHLIHQAGKWTSSVAALVAIVLCFHAWRTERAPAWRWPLLYLVLAVALGTGVVSLLKSLTNMDCPWDLARYGGTRQFIGLFATRPPGMPRGVCFPGGHSSAGFAWVSLYFFALMVHPAWRWRGLAVGLLAGGVFGVSQQLRGAHFLSHDLWTLAICWTVSLGLYLLIEPVRLRERGTSPGIAQGEVA; encoded by the coding sequence ATGTTCCCAGCGTCCAGCGTTGCCCTTTCATCCACGTCGGCCACCGCGGTCACCCCACGCTTCCTCCGCGGCCACCTCTGGGTACCGCTGGCGCTGGCGCTGCTCGCCAGCGCGATGCTGATGGGCGCCGGTGGCGACCAGTGGCTGGCCGATCGCCTCTATCGACTCGAAGGGCAGCAGTGGGCGCTGCAGAACGCCTGGGTCACCACCCACCTGATCCACCAGGCCGGCAAGTGGACCAGCAGTGTCGCGGCGCTGGTCGCGATCGTGCTGTGCTTCCACGCCTGGCGCACCGAGCGCGCACCCGCATGGCGCTGGCCGCTGCTGTATCTGGTGCTGGCCGTCGCGCTGGGCACCGGCGTGGTCTCGCTGCTCAAGTCGCTGACCAACATGGATTGCCCGTGGGATCTGGCCCGCTATGGCGGCACCCGGCAGTTCATCGGCTTGTTCGCAACACGCCCACCCGGGATGCCGCGTGGGGTGTGCTTTCCAGGCGGGCATTCCAGCGCGGGGTTTGCGTGGGTCAGCCTGTACTTCTTCGCGCTGATGGTGCACCCGGCCTGGCGCTGGCGCGGCCTGGCCGTCGGCCTGCTGGCTGGCGGCGTGTTCGGCGTCTCGCAGCAGCTGCGCGGTGCGCATTTCCTGTCGCATGACCTGTGGACGCTGGCCATCTGCTGGACGGTTTCGCTTGGCCTGTATCTGCTGATCGAACCGGTGCGGCTGCGCGAACGCGGCACGTCACCAGGCATCGCGCAGGGAGAAGTGGCATGA
- a CDS encoding phosphoethanolamine--lipid A transferase, translating to MSTTLPRATRLSALATLRAWRPQCTTETLILLTSIFFAVACNGLFWHSAMATHPGSIGFAVSLLLFLVGAHCLLMGLLVWRWNAKVVLSVLLIGTALAAHYMSSYHIYLDADMLRNVLATDHKESRELITPTLIAPLLLLALAPMLLLWRVQLRRRTLGRALLWRLGFLLLSALIAFGGAMLSFQEMSSLMRNQREVRYLATPGNFLLGLPKALRGDNPIQRAAKLPIGTDAKATPRAAGSRPRLLVIVMGETARAQNWGLNGYAKQTTPELAQAGVINFPDMHSCGTSTEVSLPCLFSPYGRHDYDEKKIRAHQSLLHVLDHAGIATLWRDNQSGCKGVCEGLQMQPLDDAKHPTLCANGRCMDEILIDDLAAQVRARPGDRVVVLHQLGNHGPSYFERYPARFRRFTPTCDTPDLGKCSRAQITNSYDNALLYTDHLLSRTIGTLKGMDDYDTAMIYLSDHGESLGEKGLYLHGVPYAIAPQEQTRVPMTMWFSPSFAANRGLNLACVRERAGKYTDHDNLFPSVLGLMQVKTSVYERGRDLFAGCEA from the coding sequence ATGAGCACCACCCTTCCGCGCGCCACGCGCTTGTCGGCGTTGGCCACCCTGCGTGCCTGGCGGCCGCAGTGCACCACCGAAACCCTGATCCTGCTCACCAGCATCTTCTTCGCGGTGGCCTGCAATGGCCTGTTCTGGCACAGCGCGATGGCCACGCACCCGGGCAGCATCGGCTTCGCCGTCTCGCTGTTGCTGTTCCTGGTCGGCGCGCACTGTCTGCTGATGGGGCTGCTGGTGTGGCGCTGGAACGCCAAGGTGGTGCTCAGCGTGCTGCTGATCGGTACGGCGCTGGCCGCGCACTACATGAGCAGTTACCACATCTATCTGGATGCGGACATGCTGCGCAACGTGCTGGCCACCGACCACAAGGAAAGCCGCGAGCTGATCACGCCCACCTTGATCGCGCCCCTGCTGCTGTTGGCCCTGGCGCCGATGCTGCTGCTGTGGCGCGTGCAGCTGCGCCGACGCACGCTGGGCAGGGCGCTGCTGTGGCGCCTCGGTTTCCTGCTGCTGTCGGCGCTGATCGCCTTTGGCGGGGCGATGCTGTCCTTCCAGGAGATGTCCTCGCTGATGCGCAACCAGCGCGAGGTGCGCTATCTGGCCACGCCGGGCAACTTCCTGCTCGGCCTGCCCAAGGCGCTGCGCGGCGACAACCCGATCCAGCGCGCCGCGAAACTGCCGATCGGCACCGATGCCAAGGCCACCCCGCGTGCAGCCGGCAGCCGCCCGCGCCTGCTGGTGATCGTGATGGGCGAAACCGCACGCGCGCAGAACTGGGGCCTCAACGGCTATGCCAAGCAGACCACGCCGGAGCTGGCCCAGGCCGGGGTGATCAATTTCCCCGACATGCATTCGTGTGGCACCAGCACTGAAGTCTCCCTGCCCTGCCTGTTCTCGCCCTACGGACGCCACGACTACGACGAGAAAAAGATCCGCGCGCACCAGTCGCTGCTGCACGTGCTGGATCACGCCGGCATCGCCACGCTGTGGCGTGACAACCAGTCCGGATGCAAGGGCGTGTGCGAGGGCCTGCAAATGCAGCCGCTGGATGATGCCAAGCACCCGACCCTGTGCGCCAACGGGCGCTGCATGGACGAGATCCTGATCGACGATCTGGCCGCCCAGGTCCGCGCCAGGCCCGGCGACCGCGTGGTGGTGCTGCATCAACTGGGCAACCACGGCCCGAGCTACTTCGAACGCTACCCGGCGCGCTTCCGCCGCTTCACCCCCACCTGCGACACCCCGGACCTGGGCAAGTGCAGCCGCGCGCAGATCACCAACAGTTACGACAACGCGCTGCTCTACACCGATCACCTGCTGTCGCGCACGATCGGCACGCTGAAGGGCATGGACGACTACGACACCGCGATGATCTACCTTTCCGATCACGGCGAGTCGCTGGGCGAGAAGGGCCTGTACCTGCACGGGGTGCCGTACGCGATCGCCCCGCAGGAACAGACCCGCGTGCCGATGACGATGTGGTTCTCCCCTTCCTTCGCGGCCAACCGCGGGCTCAACCTGGCCTGCGTGCGGGAGCGCGCGGGCAAGTACACCGACCACGACAATCTGTTCCCCTCGGTATTGGGGCTGATGCAGGTCAAGACCTCGGTGTATGAGCGTGGCCGGGATCTGTTTGCTGGGTGCGAGGCATAA
- a CDS encoding glycosyltransferase family 39 protein, with amino-acid sequence MTESFFLRRWPRVLVCLALLLALAAGIGLRQPSPPDEPRFVLAARAMVASGQWLLPHRGSELYAEKPPVFMWLQAASHQLFGGWTIAFLVPSLLAALLTLWLTWDLGRRLWNRRVGWWAMLALFSCLQFGLMAKRAQIDMVLVAMTTLSLWGLLRHLLEGRNRPALWLAGFAAGLGTVTKGVGFLPLLVLLPFAAWRWRVRGARLPAGTARDLWWLLPAFLLGTAVWLAPLGVALLHSADPALHAYARELLFKQTGIRYANAWHHVKPAWYYLQVMATLWLPGSLLLPALVPAWWRRLKRLDGRWWLLLGWALLVLVFFSASPGKREVYIFPMLPALCLAAAPLLPGLLRRAGLRWLLWAYVAVLGVAALYVGTQLWSASEWAHVQLARRAMPDTLLPVLGGWLIAFGVVLLALALWWRQRRAGVLVVAAAFLLWNLYGWVLMPTLDPYSSASAVMQRVGLRIGPEAELGVVAWREQNLLQADRPVTDFGFKTPWDQQWQAAGPWLSQAPRQRWLLVLDEAISPCVDPAAVIEIGSANRNRWLLFPGTAWQADCHAAVTATDTAQDEED; translated from the coding sequence GTGACCGAATCCTTCTTCCTGCGGCGCTGGCCGCGTGTGCTGGTCTGCCTTGCCCTGTTGCTGGCCCTGGCGGCGGGCATCGGCCTGCGCCAGCCCTCCCCGCCCGATGAACCCCGTTTCGTGCTGGCTGCACGGGCCATGGTCGCCTCCGGGCAATGGCTGCTGCCTCACCGTGGCAGCGAACTGTACGCGGAAAAACCGCCGGTGTTCATGTGGCTGCAGGCCGCCAGCCACCAGCTGTTCGGCGGCTGGACAATCGCCTTCCTGGTGCCTTCGCTGCTTGCCGCTCTGCTGACACTCTGGCTGACCTGGGACCTGGGCCGGCGGTTGTGGAACCGGCGTGTTGGCTGGTGGGCGATGCTCGCCTTGTTCAGCTGCCTGCAGTTCGGCCTGATGGCCAAGCGGGCGCAGATCGACATGGTGCTCGTGGCGATGACCACCCTGTCGCTGTGGGGATTGCTGCGCCACCTGCTGGAAGGCCGCAACCGGCCCGCGCTGTGGCTGGCCGGCTTCGCCGCCGGGCTGGGCACGGTGACCAAGGGCGTGGGCTTCCTGCCGCTGCTGGTGCTGCTGCCGTTCGCCGCCTGGCGCTGGCGCGTGCGCGGCGCCAGGCTGCCGGCCGGCACTGCCCGCGACCTGTGGTGGCTGCTGCCGGCCTTCCTGCTCGGCACGGCGGTGTGGCTGGCGCCGCTGGGCGTGGCGCTGCTGCACTCGGCCGACCCGGCCCTGCACGCCTATGCGCGCGAGCTGCTGTTCAAGCAGACCGGCATCCGCTACGCGAACGCCTGGCACCACGTGAAGCCGGCCTGGTACTACCTGCAGGTCATGGCGACCTTGTGGCTGCCGGGCAGCCTGCTGCTGCCCGCCCTGGTTCCGGCATGGTGGCGCCGCCTCAAGCGGCTGGATGGACGCTGGTGGCTGCTGCTGGGCTGGGCCCTGCTGGTGCTGGTGTTCTTCAGTGCCAGCCCGGGCAAGCGGGAGGTCTACATCTTCCCGATGCTGCCCGCGTTGTGCCTGGCCGCCGCCCCGCTGCTGCCCGGGCTGCTGCGCCGGGCCGGGCTGCGCTGGCTGCTGTGGGCCTATGTCGCCGTCCTCGGCGTGGCGGCGCTGTATGTCGGCACCCAGCTGTGGTCGGCCAGCGAATGGGCGCACGTGCAGCTGGCGCGGCGCGCGATGCCCGATACGCTGCTGCCCGTGCTTGGCGGCTGGCTGATCGCCTTCGGCGTGGTGTTGCTGGCGCTGGCCCTGTGGTGGCGCCAGCGCCGGGCAGGCGTGCTGGTGGTCGCGGCGGCCTTCCTGCTCTGGAATCTGTACGGCTGGGTGCTGATGCCGACCCTGGACCCGTACAGCTCCGCCTCGGCGGTGATGCAGCGCGTCGGCCTGCGGATCGGGCCGGAGGCCGAGCTCGGCGTGGTCGCCTGGCGCGAACAGAACCTGCTGCAGGCCGACCGCCCGGTGACCGATTTCGGCTTCAAGACCCCGTGGGACCAGCAATGGCAGGCCGCAGGGCCGTGGCTGTCACAGGCGCCGCGCCAGCGCTGGCTGCTGGTGCTCGATGAAGCGATCAGTCCCTGCGTGGACCCGGCGGCGGTGATCGAGATCGGCAGCGCCAACCGCAACCGGTGGCTGTTGTTCCCGGGTACTGCCTGGCAGGCCGACTGCCATGCCGCCGTCACGGCCACCGACACCGCGCAGGACGAGGAAGACTGA